The window AACACATGGAAAGATCTAATAGCTGCTGTTGAATATCTTATTGATAATAAGTACACTTCCAAAAACAAGACTGCGATTTATAGTAGTAGTGCCGGAGGAATAATGGTTGGAAGAGCAATGACAGAGCGTCCAGATTTATTTGCGGCTGTAATATCTGAAGTTGGTGAATTAAATCCTATTAGAACGGAAGTTCAACCAGGAGCAGGCGGTTCTAATATTAGGGAATTTGGTAATGTAAAAGATTCTACCGAATGTATGGCTTTACTAGAAATGGATGCGTATCTACATATAAAAGATAGCACAAATTATCCAGCAACTTATTTAACCGTTGGAATGAACGACCCTAGAGTTGTCCCTTGGGAAAGCGGAAAATTTGCTGCAAGACTACAAAATACTAACCTATTAACAAAACCGGTGTTTTTATATGCCGATTTTGAGTCAGGACATAGCGGTAGTTATGGTAAAAAGTCATATGAAGAATGGGGGAATGTTTTAACTTTTGCTCTTTGGCAAACAGGTCATCCCAAGTATCAACTTAAAAAAGATTAATTGAGTAAATCATTAATTGCCTCTTTTACCGAATCACTATTCCAATTAGCTGCTCCATTTTTGTCAATTACGATAGCACCTTTTTGATTGATCAAAAATGTATGCGGAATGCTACTTACCTTAAATTGATTGATTATTGGAGTCTCTAAAGGCGTATAAACCTTAAAATTGTAACCGTTTTTATCCATAAATGCTTTAATGGTTTCCTTTTTTTCGTTGGATACAAATACAAATTCAATTTTATCGCTATAAGCTTCATATAATTTTTGCATACTCGGTAATTCGGCTATACACGGTGGACACCAAGTTGCCCAAAAGCTGACAAGTACGATTTTGTTTTCCGCTTGACGGAAATTATACACGCCACCATTCAGGTCTACTAAATTCCAATTATAATTGGTGATTCGCTCTCGCTTTGAATCGGTTTCAATACTGGGCGAAAATAACGCCAAGCCTTTATGGAGTTGTATTTGAATAAATTGCCTACTAGCTGGAATAATTAATAAGACTATAATCAGTCCAAAAACTATATTTTTAAATGTAATCTTAGGTTTTTGCATAAGTCTAAAAAATAAGAAGCACCTAATACAATTAGGTGCTTCAAATCTAACAAAAAAACAATTAAGAATTATCTGTTTACTGTCCCAGTTAATGATTGCACTGGTCCTGCTCCCATAGTTATAGAAGTACGCAATGCTGCATCCGTAGCCACATCTTTTAATAAAGGCTTTAAAACAAATGGAGCTGTACTGTTATCAGGACTTGGCTCTACAGATACTACAATCGTAGTTCCTCTTAAATCCGTTGGAAACGTAAATCCTGCTGGTGCATTTTGTAAGAAATCTTCACCTGGATATCCTGGGCCATTACCGGCGTCACCTTTAAAAGGAGACGTTGCTGCATTATCATCTGCCATAGAAGCATCTGTAAAAGTTCCTGTACTTATTGGTGTACCGTTTATTAAAGCCCATCCTTCATATTTCCATCCATCAGAAAGTTCTGGTAAATTTAATCCTGTTACAGGTATTCCCGAAGCGTTATCTAAAAACCAAACGCCACTTTCTTCATTTGTATCATCCATATCTGTAGGTGTCGCTAAAATAAATGCTCCTGCCGCTGTAGAAAAATCTGCTACTAAGTTAGAATTCACACTTGCTGAGCTTCCTGAAAAATCTCCTGATAACACTTTAGTTGCTGCTGGTGCTGGATCTGGATCGTTTGTTGGCTCAATAGATAAAACAAAAGCAGTAGCTGAAGCTAATTGCGTGCTTGATACTGAAAATGTTTTTGGAAATGTGTCCACATCACTAAATGTCCCTGTAGATACAGGTGCTCCGTTCACTATTACCCATCCTTCATATACAAAGTCGTCTCCAAGTGGGTCTAGTCCTGTAAGATTTAGTGTTAATTCTGATGTTTCCACCTGTGTTGTCGCATCATCATCGTCACTACATGACACACTTAATACACCAAGAGCCATTACAGCTAAATACATTTTTTTAATCATAATTTTGGTTTTAATTAATTAAACAATTTTTATTACAACTGTCGCTTCTTAAAATGAATCCTTACATATTTAACAAAAATAAATCCTAAAATTTAATTTAGGAGCTTTAATATCTATAATTTGATAGATTATGCGTTATTCTCTTTTTTAATTAAGTTAAGCGCACTTCCTTCGTTATACCAAGCAATTTGCGCTTCGTTATACGTATGATTAACAACTACTGTATCTTTAGTTCCATCGGCATGAACAACCTCAATTGTTAATGGTTTACCAGGAGCAAATTCGTTTAAATCTACAAAGTTGAATGTATCATCTTCTAAAATTAAATCGTAATCCGCTTCATTATTAAATGTTAATCCTAACATTCCTTGTTTTTTAAGGTTTGTTTCGTGGATACGTGCAAAAGATTTTACAATTACTGCCACAACTCCAAGATGTCTTGGCTCCATAGCTGCATGTTCTCTAGAAGAACCTTCTCCATAATTATGGTCTCCAACGACTATAGTTTTAACACCAGCAGCTTTATAAGCTCTTGCTGTATCTGGCACACCTCCAAACTCTCCTGTTAATTGATTTTTAACAAAGTTTGTCTTCTTACCAAATGCGTTAACAGCACCGATTAAACAATTATTAGAAATATTATCTAAATGCCCTCTAAAACGTAACCAAGGTCCAGCCATACTAATATGGTCTGTTGTACATTTCCCAAAAGCCTTTATTAATAATTTAGCACCAGAAATATCACTTCCAATTGGTGTAAATGGTGTTAATAATTGTAATCTTTCAGAATCCGAAGCTACTTTTACTTCCACGCCACTACCATCTTCATCAGGAGCTAAGTAACCATTTTCTTTAACTTCAAACCCTTTTGGAGGTAATTCCCATCCTGTTGGCTCATCAAACATTACTTCTTGCCCCTCTTCGTTCAATAACGAATCCGTTAAAGGATTAAAGTCTAAACGACCAGCAATTGCAATAGCAGCTGTAATCTCTGGAGACGCTACAAAAGCATGTGTATTTGGGTTACCATCTGCACGTTTTGCAAAATTTCTATTAAACGAATGCACAATACTGTTTTTAGGTGCATTTTTAGGATCACTATATCTAGCCCATTGTCCAATACATGGACCACAAGCATTCGTAAATATTTTAGCATCTAACTTTTCAAAGATTCCTAAAATACCATCTCTATCTGCTGTATAACGTACTTGCTCAGAACCAGGATTAATCCCTAATTCTGCTTTCATTTTTATACCTTTATCTAAAGCCTGTTGTGCAATAGAAGATGCACGCGATAAATCTTCGTAAGACGAGTTAGTACAAGAACCAATAAGTCCCCATTCTACTTGTAAAGGCCATTCGTTAGCTGTAGCCTTTTCACCCATAGTTTTACCAACTGGTGTTGATAAATCTGGAGTAAAAGGTCCATTTAATAATGGTCCTAATTCTGATAAATTAATATCTATGACTTGATCAAAATAATTTTCTGGATTAGCATATACTTCAGCATCTGCAGTTAAATAGTCTTTAACTTGATTTGCTGCATCAGCGACATCTGCTCTATCTGTAGCACGTAAATAACGTTCCATAGACTCGTCATATCCAAAAGTAGACGTTGTTGCACCTATTTCTGCACCCATGTTACAAATAGTCCCTTTTCCGGTACAAGACATAGATTTAGCACCTTCACCAAAGTATTCAACAATGGCTCCTGTTCCTCCTTTAGCAGAAACAATACCAGCCACTTTTAATATGACATCTTTTGGTGCCGTCCAACCAGATAATTTACCGGTTAACCTTACCCCTATTAATTTAGGAAATTTAAGTTCCCATGCCATACCTGCCATTACGTCTACAGCATCAGCACCACCAACACCAATAGCTACCATACCTAAACCACCAGCATTTACTGTGTGCGAATCAGTACCAATCATCATTCCTCCTGGAAATGCATAATTTTCTAAAACGACTTGATGAATAATTCCAGCTCCTGGTTTCCAAAAA is drawn from Psychroserpens sp. NJDZ02 and contains these coding sequences:
- a CDS encoding TlpA family protein disulfide reductase; its protein translation is MQKPKITFKNIVFGLIIVLLIIPASRQFIQIQLHKGLALFSPSIETDSKRERITNYNWNLVDLNGGVYNFRQAENKIVLVSFWATWCPPCIAELPSMQKLYEAYSDKIEFVFVSNEKKETIKAFMDKNGYNFKVYTPLETPIINQFKVSSIPHTFLINQKGAIVIDKNGAANWNSDSVKEAINDLLN
- a CDS encoding anti-sigma factor, translated to MIKKMYLAVMALGVLSVSCSDDDDATTQVETSELTLNLTGLDPLGDDFVYEGWVIVNGAPVSTGTFSDVDTFPKTFSVSSTQLASATAFVLSIEPTNDPDPAPAATKVLSGDFSGSSASVNSNLVADFSTAAGAFILATPTDMDDTNEESGVWFLDNASGIPVTGLNLPELSDGWKYEGWALINGTPISTGTFTDASMADDNAATSPFKGDAGNGPGYPGEDFLQNAPAGFTFPTDLRGTTIVVSVEPSPDNSTAPFVLKPLLKDVATDAALRTSITMGAGPVQSLTGTVNR
- a CDS encoding aconitate hydratase; this encodes MAFDIDMIKGVYSKMTERVDAARKVVGKPLTLSEKILYSHLWDGTPNTAFVRGKDYVDFAPDRIACQDATAQMALLQFMQAGKDNVAVPTTVHCDHLIQAKDGATTDLKHANSVSSEVFNFLESVSNKYGIGFWKPGAGIIHQVVLENYAFPGGMMIGTDSHTVNAGGLGMVAIGVGGADAVDVMAGMAWELKFPKLIGVRLTGKLSGWTAPKDVILKVAGIVSAKGGTGAIVEYFGEGAKSMSCTGKGTICNMGAEIGATTSTFGYDESMERYLRATDRADVADAANQVKDYLTADAEVYANPENYFDQVIDINLSELGPLLNGPFTPDLSTPVGKTMGEKATANEWPLQVEWGLIGSCTNSSYEDLSRASSIAQQALDKGIKMKAELGINPGSEQVRYTADRDGILGIFEKLDAKIFTNACGPCIGQWARYSDPKNAPKNSIVHSFNRNFAKRADGNPNTHAFVASPEITAAIAIAGRLDFNPLTDSLLNEEGQEVMFDEPTGWELPPKGFEVKENGYLAPDEDGSGVEVKVASDSERLQLLTPFTPIGSDISGAKLLIKAFGKCTTDHISMAGPWLRFRGHLDNISNNCLIGAVNAFGKKTNFVKNQLTGEFGGVPDTARAYKAAGVKTIVVGDHNYGEGSSREHAAMEPRHLGVVAVIVKSFARIHETNLKKQGMLGLTFNNEADYDLILEDDTFNFVDLNEFAPGKPLTIEVVHADGTKDTVVVNHTYNEAQIAWYNEGSALNLIKKENNA